The Actinoplanes sp. N902-109 genomic interval CTGCCCGAAGGCCCGTCAGGTGGCTTCAGGCAAAGGCAGACGACTGGCCGCAACTGTCCCTTGTCGGCCAATCCCTTGATGCTGCCGATGCAATATTCTCCGGATTGGCCTTCCTGGGTGTCGGCCTGGCGCTGACGCTGCAACTCAAACAGGTAGCCAATCAGCAGATTCTCTCGCTACGCCAGCAGCATGTCGAAACCCTCAAGATTTCCCTTGAGAACCCGGAGTACGACCGCATATTGCGCGGCTCGGAGGCAGCCGACGGTCGCCCGTGGTGGGCGTACGCGAACCTCCTCGTACACAATGTGTACCGCGAGGACCTGACCATAAGGTCACGACCTGAACGCACTCCCCCGGCTGACCGCGGTTTCCTCGGATCCTGACCTTTCCGCCGATGAGCAGGCAACCCAGCTCACGACCCCGCTCGCCGTCGACGAGTACGTCGAAGTGGTGACAAGCGCAGATCGGACGACGTCCATGCGCACCTCGTCGACCAGACCCGCGGCCAGCGCCTGACCACCGACGTTGCCGGCGGCGACCTCGACGATGCGCTCGCCGGCGAGTTCTGGTCCTTGGCCACGGCTGCCTCGACGCCGTACACGAAGTGGAACGAGGGCCGGGGGCCCCAGCCGTCGGGCTGCGGCCGGTGTGTCACGACGACGACGTGGTCGATCCCGCTCGGCGGCTTGCCGTCCCAGCCGTCTGTCAGGTCGAAGACGTGGCGGCCGCAGTTCTCCTTGCTGGGGAAGCCATCAAGCTAGCGTGTCCCCGCGATGTCGAGGGTGATGTCGGACATGGGGTAGCTCACGCAGGTGCGGACGGTGCCCGTCGACGCCAGGGCGGGGTCCGGCGGGGTGACTGTGCCGTCGCACAGCCGCACGATGCAGTCGCCGCAGGTGCCCACGGTGCAGGAGAAGGGCAGCGGGAGGCCGGCGGCCAGGGCAGCGTCGAGGAGGGTCTGGCCGGGTTCCACGGTGGCCGTACCGCGGGAAGTGACCGTCAGTTGCCGGGGAATCGTCGGGGGTGCCGGGGGGCCGGGGGCGCGGGTGTAGGTCTCGCGGTGGATCCGGGCGGCGGGGGTGCCGCGGGTGAGGATGACCTGCTCGACCAGGTCCATCAGGGCTTCGGGACCGCAGAGGTAGTGCTCGGCGGCCGGGGCCGGCGCGGCCGCGGTGAGCCAGTGGTCGACGGCGGCGGCGGTGAGGCGGCCGTCCCGGCTGGTCAGCACGTGGGTGACGGTGAGCCGGCCGGGGTGGGCCTCCGCCAGTTCCGCCAGTGCGTCGGCGAAGATGATGTCGGCGGCGGTGCGACTGCTGTAGAGCAGGCAGACGCGGCCGGCGGCCGGGGCGGCGCACCAGGCGCGGATCATGCTCAGCATCGGGGTGATGCCGCTGCCCGCCGCCACGAGCACCAGGTCGGCCGGGGCTTGCGGGCCGATGTGGAAGGAGCCCGACGGGCCGCGCACGGTGAGCCGGTCGCCGACGCGCAGGTTGCGGTGCACGTGGGCGGAGAAGCGGCCACCTTCGACGTGTTTGACGGTGAGCTCGAGGCGGGCCGAACCGGGGGCTGACGACGCCGAGTAGGCCCGGCGTACGGAACGGCCGTCGATCTCCGTGCCGAGCGTGAAGAACTGCCCGGGGTGGAAGTCGAACGTGCCGCCGTCCGCAAGCACCAGGGTCATCGCGGCCGGCGTCTCCCGGCGCACCTCGACGACGCGGACGTCGCGCAGCGAGCCGTCGGGCACCACGGCCGGGGGTGCGCTCCGCCGGGCCGGGACCGGGGTGACGTCCGCGTAGCCCTCCTTGCGCAGACCCGAGCGGTAGGCGCGGTTCATCGCCAGGCGCAGCAGCCGGGTCAGGCCCGGCACCGCTCCGATGAGTTTCATCAGCCATCCGGGCGGCCCACCGGCGCTGCCGGCCAGGTTGGCGGCGAGGTGCTCGCCGCCCAGGGCCAGCAGGTCGGGCACCTGGCCGCGGTCGACGTGGGCGGCCGGGTTCCACAGCCGGGCACCGGTCACGGCGTCGCCGGCGGTCAGGTCGGCGTGCTCGACGGCGATGACGATCCCCAGGTGCGGCGGCACGCCGCGGAGGGCCAGACCGGCGAGCAGGTCCGGGTCGTCGGTGATCGAGCCGCGGCCGCGTACGTGCAGCACCCCGCTGCGGCCCGGGACGAGCGCGGCGAAGGAGACCCGGTCGTCGTGCAGCAGGTTGTGCAGGGTGTCGGCGCGTTTGTTGCCCCGGCGATCCGGTACGAGGACCGTCCGGCCGTCGAGAAGCCGCACCGCCGCACCCTGATCACCGCGCGGGCTCGTGTCGCTGCCACCGGCACCGTCCCAGGAGGACAGCGCCAGGAACGGTGCCGCCGCCAGGAAGTCGGCGATGCCGGGGTGGCTCAGCGGCCCGCCCCCGGTGACCTGCGGCGCGGGCGGCACGGGCGGCGGCACGGGTGGCTGCCACAGCCGGGCGCGCAGGACCGCCTGGGCGCAGTGGACGAAGGCCTCGGTGATGTCGATCGTGGTTGCCGCGGTTGCCGGCGCTCCGGCCGTACCGTTGACCCGCAGGACCTCGCCGACCCCGGGCAGCAGGAAGAAGAGCGAGACCGCGCCACCCGCCTCGACCGGGCCCGGCGCCGGGACGGCGATGCGGCCGGGCGAGAGCACCCGCGCGAAGCCCGGCCGGCCGCCGATGAAGGTCGTGCGGGCGACGCCCCCGGGGTCGCGATAGCCGAACGCCGCGATCGGGCTGTGCGCCAGCACCACCCGGCAGCCCTCGTCCAGGGCGCTGATCTGCTTGCGCACGATCATCGGCAGCGGTCGCCCGACGACCGCCTCCAGATCTTCTTTTTCCCAGCTCATGACATTATTGTGAGCAATTGCTCAGGTCCTTGGCTACTCGCTTTTACGCACCCTCGGAGGATCCCCGATGCCGTCGGCCGACCGCCGCCTACAGCCACGTCGCACGCCCCGCCAGGTGCGCGCCGAGCTCACCCGCGAACGCATCCTCACCGCCGCTGCTCACGTTTTCGCCGAGCACGGCTACGCCGCCGGCACCACCAACCGCATCGCCGAACGCGCCCGCATCTCCATCGGCTCGCTGTACCAGTACTTCCCGAACAAGGACGCCATCCTCGCCGCCCTGCTGGTGCAGCACATCGACCGCGGTACGTGGACCGGGGCCGACCGGATCGACCTGGCCCCGGGCACCCTGCGGACCGCTGTGCAGGCCGTGGTGCGCGACGCCATCACCAACCACAGCGACGACCCGCACCTGCTGCGCATCATGATCGAGGAGGCACCGCTGTCGCAGGAGCTCCTCGACACCATCGCCCGGCACGGCAAGGATCGCGTCACCCAGCTGCGCGACCTGCTCGGCCGGCACCCCGACGTCCGGGTACGCAACCTCGATGTCGCCGCCGAGCTGATCCTGTTCACCGTGGAGCTGAACACCCACAAGCTGATGGCCGACCCGCGGAGCATCCCGGTCGAGACCGTCGAACAGGAACTCGTCGACATGGTCACCCGCTACCTGCTCGGCGACCGGCCTGACTGAACCGACGTTCTTCGATACGCTGCGATGACTGAGGCCATGGGAGGGTGCATGCTCAGAAGAATGCTCACGGGTCTGCTGACGTCCGTCGTGCTCGTCGGGGCGTCCCTGGCCATGCCGGCCACGGGCGCACACGCGCAGACCCTGACCCCCTACTCCGCCGGCGTGACACAGACCGTCTCCGACTCCATGGTGTGGGCCAACTTCGGCGTCGCGGCACCGGCGGTGACCCCCGGCGACTACGCCAGCAGCGCGGAGATCCTCGTCAAGGGCGGCCCCACCGGCACCGACTCGGTCGCCATCGGCTGGACCGTCAACTTGTCGCTCAACGGCGACAGCAACCCGCACCTGTTCGTGTACTGGACGAAGGCCGGGGTCGGGCAGTGCTACAACGCCGGCTGCCCGGGTTACACCGCCTACCCGGGCGCGACCTTCACCGCCGGCCAGGCCCTGACCGCGGGCACGGCACAGCGCTTCCGCCTCCTGCACGACGGCGGCGCCTGGTGGTTCTGGGCCGGCAACACCGCCGGGACGGGCGAATACTTCGGCTACATCAACGACTCCAACTGGGGCACCGCCTGGCCCACGTTCAGCACGGTGCAGGCCTTCGGCCAGGTCACCGTGGCAGCCGCCGCCCCCACCACCAGGATGGGCAACGGCACCTGCGCCGACAACCCCTCGGCGCTGACCATCGGCAGCCTCGCCTACAACACCGCCACCGTCAACCCGACCGCGTTCGCCACCGACTCCAACAAGTACTCGGTCACCATGCTCAGCGCCCGCACGATGCGCTACGGCGGCGACGGCTCCTGCCCCTGACCTCGCGCTTCGTCATAGGCCTACCGCGTGCACGCCGTACGTGGCCTGCGCGGTGGTGAATCCCTCGTATTTCAACTGGTTGATCAGATCTGACCGCGAGAACGACGACGTCTCGAGGTAGGACTCCGCGGTCTTGGCCGCCTGCTTGTTCCAGTTGGGGTGTACGGCATCCACCCCGTGGGTCGACTGGGTGATGGAGAAGCCGTCGTGCTTGAGCTGGTGGATCAGTCCTGTGCGGGAGAAAGACGACGACTCCAGGTACGACTCGGCGGTCCGGGTCGCCTGCTCGCTCCAGTTGGCGTGTACGGCATCCACCCCGTATGTGGCCTGGGCAGTGGTGAAACCCTCGTACTTGAGCTGATGGATCAGCCCCGTGCGGGAGAACGACGACGACTCCAGGTACGACTCGGCGGTCTCCCGTGCGTTCTGCTGGGCGACCGTCTCGACCGGTTCCTTCTTGGGCTTCTCGGTCACCGGCGTCCTGGTCACGACCGGCTTGGCGGTGGCGCCGGTCGTGGCCGGCTCGGGCGCCGTCGTGCTGACAACCGGCTCGGGTGCCTGGGTAGTCGGTTCGGCAGGAACTGCAGCGGTGCTCTTCACCACCACCGGCGCGGTGATGGACGCCGACGGCGCCAGGACGGTGGACTTGCCGACATCGTCGACCATCGCGACGGTCGCGGCGATCATTGCGACGTTGATCAGGCAAGCCAGTCCCCCGAGCGCGGTGCCGAGGATCGCCATCAACCGGTTCGACGATTTCAGGATGCCGGTGACGCCGAGTCCCGCGGCGGTCAGACCGAGCACCAGGCCGAAGACCGGGAACCACGAGAAGACCACCGCAACGACGCCGACGACCAGTGCCGTGACCGCCAGCGCTCGGCCCTTCGCCGGCGCTGCCGGTTGCGGGCCGAAAGGGAAGGGCGGGGCGGAGTAGGACATGACTGGCTCCCGACGGTCGATACCTCGCGATGAGCGGGCGGTGTCGCAGGAACGCATATCGGCTGTGAGTGGAACGGCTTGAGGCCCTGCAGACGATCGCGCCCTGCGGTGGTGTGATCGAACAACGAATGACAGGCCGCGCAGACTCGCTTCCGGGCGATGACCCCGATCTGAATGGGTGCGTGGTGTCTTCGGGAGCGTCGACTCATGCCCGGCAAGGTCGGGCGATCAGCTGGGCCGTGGTCAGTGAGTTGCTGCCGGCGATGGTTTCGGCAGGTTCCTCAGTGTTCCCCTTCGGTGTCCCCGTCCAGCCCCATGCTCTCGCGCCCGGCGCTACGGGGCGGTGACGGCACCGGCCGTGACGCGGTCAGTCGTCGTCCAGTGGCACGTCGGCGAGGAACGCGGCGTAGCCGTCCGCTCCGTGTGCCATGGCCGTGGTGTAGACGGCGTCGACCGCGGCGGCCAGGGGGTCGGCGGAGGACAGCACGAGCAGCGCCGGAAAGGCGAGGGCCTGCTGGGAGAAGTTCGGCGGGCCGCCCGGCAGGGTGACGGTGGTGTGCGGCATGCCGGGGTCGAACAACACCCGGCGGGAGGCGGCGCCGCTGGATTCGCCCGTGAGGCCGGCCGGCAGCGGGCCGCCGGCCTCGACCGCCTCGAGGGCCGCGGCGATCCAGTCGACCTGGTCGAGACCGGCCACCCGCAGCGCCCGGCGGGCGGCCCAGACGGCGACCGTACGCTGGCGGTCGGCGGGCAGTGCGGCGAGGCGGTCCAGCAGGCGGCGGTCCAGCCGGGCGAGCGCCTGGGCGTGGCCGGACAGCACCCGCAGGCGCTCAGTGGGGGCGCTGCCGCCCCATGCCGATGCCTCCTGCTGGGCGCGCAGGCGGCGGGTACGCTCGGCGCGTTCGCGCTCCTCGGCCGCGCGGGCCTGCAGCACAGGCTCCCAGACGGGTGGGGCGTCCGGTGCCTTGGTGAGCAGATGGTCCCAGATCAGGCCCAGCATGACCGCGTGCCGGCCGATCACTCCCTCGTGGCGCAGGGTGCGCCCGTCGATCCGTACGACGCCGGCCCGGTCGTCCGGCAGCGCCGCGCCCGCCGCGACCCAGCGCCACTCCAGCGTGTGCTCCCCGGTG includes:
- a CDS encoding DUF6082 family protein produces the protein MSLVGQSLDAADAIFSGLAFLGVGLALTLQLKQVANQQILSLRQQHVETLKISLENPEYDRILRGSEAADGRPWWAYANLLVHNVYREDLTIRSRPERTPPADRGFLGS
- a CDS encoding FAD-binding oxidoreductase yields the protein MSWEKEDLEAVVGRPLPMIVRKQISALDEGCRVVLAHSPIAAFGYRDPGGVARTTFIGGRPGFARVLSPGRIAVPAPGPVEAGGAVSLFFLLPGVGEVLRVNGTAGAPATAATTIDITEAFVHCAQAVLRARLWQPPVPPPVPPAPQVTGGGPLSHPGIADFLAAAPFLALSSWDGAGGSDTSPRGDQGAAVRLLDGRTVLVPDRRGNKRADTLHNLLHDDRVSFAALVPGRSGVLHVRGRGSITDDPDLLAGLALRGVPPHLGIVIAVEHADLTAGDAVTGARLWNPAAHVDRGQVPDLLALGGEHLAANLAGSAGGPPGWLMKLIGAVPGLTRLLRLAMNRAYRSGLRKEGYADVTPVPARRSAPPAVVPDGSLRDVRVVEVRRETPAAMTLVLADGGTFDFHPGQFFTLGTEIDGRSVRRAYSASSAPGSARLELTVKHVEGGRFSAHVHRNLRVGDRLTVRGPSGSFHIGPQAPADLVLVAAGSGITPMLSMIRAWCAAPAAGRVCLLYSSRTAADIIFADALAELAEAHPGRLTVTHVLTSRDGRLTAAAVDHWLTAAAPAPAAEHYLCGPEALMDLVEQVILTRGTPAARIHRETYTRAPGPPAPPTIPRQLTVTSRGTATVEPGQTLLDAALAAGLPLPFSCTVGTCGDCIVRLCDGTVTPPDPALASTGTVRTCVSYPMSDITLDIAGTR
- a CDS encoding TetR/AcrR family transcriptional regulator produces the protein MPSADRRLQPRRTPRQVRAELTRERILTAAAHVFAEHGYAAGTTNRIAERARISIGSLYQYFPNKDAILAALLVQHIDRGTWTGADRIDLAPGTLRTAVQAVVRDAITNHSDDPHLLRIMIEEAPLSQELLDTIARHGKDRVTQLRDLLGRHPDVRVRNLDVAAELILFTVELNTHKLMADPRSIPVETVEQELVDMVTRYLLGDRPD
- a CDS encoding neprosin family prolyl endopeptidase, with the protein product MLTGLLTSVVLVGASLAMPATGAHAQTLTPYSAGVTQTVSDSMVWANFGVAAPAVTPGDYASSAEILVKGGPTGTDSVAIGWTVNLSLNGDSNPHLFVYWTKAGVGQCYNAGCPGYTAYPGATFTAGQALTAGTAQRFRLLHDGGAWWFWAGNTAGTGEYFGYINDSNWGTAWPTFSTVQAFGQVTVAAAAPTTRMGNGTCADNPSALTIGSLAYNTATVNPTAFATDSNKYSVTMLSARTMRYGGDGSCP
- a CDS encoding Ltp family lipoprotein yields the protein MSYSAPPFPFGPQPAAPAKGRALAVTALVVGVVAVVFSWFPVFGLVLGLTAAGLGVTGILKSSNRLMAILGTALGGLACLINVAMIAATVAMVDDVGKSTVLAPSASITAPVVVKSTAAVPAEPTTQAPEPVVSTTAPEPATTGATAKPVVTRTPVTEKPKKEPVETVAQQNARETAESYLESSSFSRTGLIHQLKYEGFTTAQATYGVDAVHANWSEQATRTAESYLESSSFSRTGLIHQLKHDGFSITQSTHGVDAVHPNWNKQAAKTAESYLETSSFSRSDLINQLKYEGFTTAQATYGVHAVGL